A portion of the Podospora pseudoanserina strain CBS 124.78 chromosome 2, whole genome shotgun sequence genome contains these proteins:
- a CDS encoding hypothetical protein (EggNog:ENOG503P3U7) — protein sequence MWDVDWSDVSIEKVGERRARKGIERNSKKEDVQSVHGSTGSRPSSTEERPAMSLFESMGLKRNSMSMKNKRKDTLQPETTKDDGKSRRTSLLAAAVSALGNTNRSSTVSDKSLRLQTTLTEKNIVEDTTTVTSGSWGAPTDRSSKESMLSKSTALTTPSLDFQGEGTMGDVLASEAQKPVRPMSDSMKKSTTTDHNRAVGPVRVASLGNQPTILINNIIPQTPATQNSRSISSLSTELEKSVSDFIDNWYEVIHASDRPIPVSMPEPKQPNEQHPQSQGAVKLPLMAPLPRGPLPEVPNRPPTQPTPRPSRARMLSTLPPSYQPKGYYNPDRWKPPDQWKPKPGSVEEAPIPATEASPVAQEAPLVVPKRRVRLPKDTEAAYAATLRVQALQMELKRMAQATPEVALARLKENWGTVTDPIVYQQLEQEKKRWMLASLYGMEQQIRGGDNTAVTVAGAQPFVQGPDVLSLFDSDSTTSYLAVLHPETSIKHMNSTPIPHLQYPNVQSFPWPVSPSLALEANKFTSVHCLSMPSLLASQEIPQLLQKIYHCLAPQGVLHLVVIDPSPVAHSLGPHMREWLEEHLTTSLEAEFRCITPSRVFPRWLEAAKLDGLNSFTTKNKFQAIPPSQSRHDNGKGKVRAMDPHDQEAMIMGDLRSVVGRMLWQDMWSKNVRAKAWWWEITECVEECIQLGTYWEYSIIQATKNGEDCNGNSHHSSY from the exons ATGTGGGACGTCGACTGGTCCGACGTTTCTATCGAAAAGGTTGGGGAGAGACGAGCGCGCAAGGGAATCGAAAGAAACtcaaagaaggaggatgttCAGAGCGTACATGGGTCAACAGGCAGCCGCCCCTCCTCGACTGAAGAGCGACCAGCCATGAGCCTCTTTGAATCCATGGGCTTGAAGCGCAACAGCATGTCAATGAAGAACAAGAGGAAGGACACATTGCAGCCAGAAACGACAAAGGACGATGGCAAATCAAGACGGACATctctgctggctgctgcggtTTCGGCCCTGGGCAATACAAACCGGTCGTCGACTGTGTCTGACAAGTCTCTCAGACTACAGACCACGCTCACAGAAAAGAACATTGTAGAAGACACCACCACGGTAACAAGTGGGAGCTGGGGGGCGCCAACGGATAGATCATCCAAAG AGTCAATGCTCTCCAAGTCCACTGCCCTAACAACGCCGTCTCTGGACTTTCAGGGGGAAGGAACGATGGGAGATGTGCTTGCATCAGAGGCACAAAAGCCCGTGCGCCCAATGAGCGACTCGATGAAGAAAAGCACAACCACCGACCACAACAGAGCTGTTGGTCCCGTGAGAGTCGCGAGCCTAGGAAACCAACCGACTATTCTCATAAACAACATAATACCGCAAACTCCGGCAACGCAGAATTCACGCTCAATATCCTCTCTATCAACAGAACTTGAGAAGTCAGTATCAGACTTCATTGACAATTGGTATGAAGTTATTCACGCGTCAGACAGACCGATTCCCGTCAGCATGCCGGAGCCCAAACAGCCCAACGAGCAGCACCCTCAGTCACAAGGTGCTGTCAAGCTACCTCTGATGGCCCCTTTGCCTCGAGGGCCCTTGCCAGAGGTCCCAAACCGACCTCCGACTCAACCTACGCCTCGTCCATCCAGAGCAAGAATGCTCAGCACTCTCCCACCCTCATATCAGCCCAAGGGTTACTACAATCCAGATCGGTGGAAGCCCCCTGATCAGTGGAAACCCAAGCCGGGCAGTGTCGAAGAAGCTCCTATTCCTGCCACGGAGGCGTCTCCAGTTGCCCAAGAAGCTCCTTTGGTTGTGCCAAAAAGGCGAGTCCGGCTACCAAAAGACACCGAGGCTGCTTACGCGGCGACTTTGAGAGTTCAGGCTCTGCAGATGGAGTTGAAGAGAATGGCCCAGGCAACTCCTGAGGTAGCCCTCGCACGTCTCAAGGAGAACTGGGGTACTGTTACAGATCCCATAGTCTACCAGCAGCTTGAGCAGGAAAAGAAGCGATGGATGCTGGCCTCCCTGTACGGGATGGAACAGCAGATCAGGGGCGGTGACAATACAGCTGTCACTGTGGCCGGAGCGCAGCCATTTGTCCAAGGTCCAGATGTCCTGTCACTGTTCGATTCTGACT CTACGACATCCTATCTCGCAGTCCTCCACCCGGAGACGAGTATCAAGCACATGAACTCAACTCCCATTCCTCATCTTCAGTACCCGAATGTCCAATCCTTTCCCTGGCCTGTCTCACCTTCACTTGCCCTGGAAGCGAACAAATTCACCTCGGTGCATTGTTTGTCCATGCCCTCTTTGCTGGCAAGCCAAGAGAttccccagcttctccagaAGATCTACCACTGTCTCGCCCCTCAAGGAGTGTTGCATCTTGTGGTGATAGATCCATCACCAGTAGCCCACTCTCTGGGACCACACATGAGAGAATGGCTGGAAGAACACCTGACCACCAGCCTGGAGGCCGAATTTCGATGCATCACCCCCAGCAGAGTGTTTCCGAGATGGCTGGAGGCAGCCAAGCTCGACGGCCTGAACAGTTtcaccaccaagaacaagTTCCAAGCCATCCCGCCTTCCCAGTCGCGCCACGACAatggcaagggcaaggtcaGAGCAATGGATCCTCACGACCAGGAGGCCATGATTATGGGAGACCTCCGGAGCGTGGTTGGCAGGATGCTGTGGCAGGACATGTGGTCCAAGAATGTGCGCGCAAAggcctggtggtgggagatTACGGAATGCGTCGAGGAGTGCATTCAGCTTGGTACCTACTGGGAGTACTCCATCATCCAGGCAACCAAGAATGGTGAAGACTGTAACGGCAACTCTCACCACAGTTCGTACTAA
- a CDS encoding hypothetical protein (EggNog:ENOG503NZXQ; COG:I): MAETTNPRAELPVDVFSIIERTCSVFSLLGSVLVIGTFCASKAFHKPINRLVFYASFGNLMTNAATLMARSFIANPRSAGCQFQGFLIQMFMPADTFWTLAMAVNVYLTFYFKFDGARLRKMEIPYLLCCYGIPFIVALTFIFIETPEKGKMYGNATLWCWVSPRWDIFRIATFYGPIWIVILITFFIYIRAGREIYKKHKQLRNFSTSHHDHEPITEDPFSSVKTTEVSVTSEVIDKSLATLGIVQSGNEQPKAPNAAYSVHISSNKRAPERDSYGDIPPTTQTNITIDPPTRNATAGANPLRRRAAYEANNATWSYTKCSILFFTAMLVTWIPSSANRVYSVVHREQASLPLEYMSAFVLPLQGFWNAIIYVVTSWRACQLLWEDTKAWFGHKDQHSHGDGSFQMMSSGRNAFKNSDKTYETESMTELAGSASHAEDRSPIEPPSNTLGRD; the protein is encoded by the exons ATGGCCGAAACAACCAATCCCCGGGCCGAGCTCCCGGTCGATGTGTTCAGCATCATTGAGCGCACCTGCTCCGTCTTTTCCCTCCTCGGCTCAGTCCTTGTGATTGGCACCTTTTGCGCCTCCAAAGCGTTCCATAAACCCATCAACCGTCTAGTATTCTATGCCTCGTTTGGCAATCTCATGACCAATGCTGCCACGTTGATGGCTCGGTCCTTCATCGCGAATCCAAGATCGGCTGGCTGCCAATTCCAGGGATTTCTCATTCAAAT GTTCATGCCCGCTGATACATTTTGGACATTGGCCATGGCGGTCAATGTGTATTTGACCTTTTATTTCAAGTTTGATGGAGCTCGGTTACGAAAGATGGAAATCCCCTATCTTCTCTGCTGCTATGGGATTCCCTTCATCGTCGCCCtcaccttcatcttcatTGAGACCCCGGAAAAAGGCAAGATGTATGGGAACGCAACGCTGTGGTGCTGGGTGAGCCCTAGGTGGGACATCTTCCGCATTGCGACGTTCTACGGACCGATCTG GATTGTTATTCTCATCACCTTTTTCATTTACATCCGCGCTGGCCGCGAAATCTACAAGAAACACAAGCAACTCCGTAACTTTAGCACCAGTCACCACGACCACGAACCGATCACAGAGGACCCCTTCAGCTCGGTCAAGACCACCGAGGTTTCGGTTACCTCTGAAGTCATTGACAAAAGTCTTGCAACCTTGGGCATCGTACAAAGCGGAAACGAACAACCGAAAGCACCGAATGCTGCCTACTCAGTTCACATATCATCTAACAAGCGAGCTCCCGAGCGGGACTCTTACGGCGATATACCGCCGACTACACAAACCAACATCACAATCGATCCTCCGACACGCAACGCCACCGCTGGGGCTAACCCACTCCGCCGTCGAGCTGCCTATGAAGCCAACAATGCGACCTGGTCCTACACAAAGTGCTCCATCCTATTTTTCACCGCCATGCTTGTTACATGGATTCCTTCTAGCGCCAACCGCGTATATTCTGTCGTCCATAGGGAGCAAGCGTCGCTTCCACTTGAATACATGTCCGCCTTTGtgcttcctctccaaggTTTTTGGAACGCCATCATCTACGTCGTCACATCGTGGAGAGCGTGTCAACTGCTGTGGGAGGATACCAAGGCCTGGTTTGGACACAAGGATCAGCATTCCCACGGCGATGGTTCCTTCCAGATGATGAGCAGCGGACGGAACGCATTCAAGAACAGCGACAAGACGTACGAGACAGAAAGCATGACGGAGTTGGCGGGGTCAGCATCACACGCCGAGGATCGGTCTCCCATTGAGCCACCTTCAAATACGCTGGGTCGAGATTGA